In the Theobroma cacao cultivar B97-61/B2 chromosome 1, Criollo_cocoa_genome_V2, whole genome shotgun sequence genome, one interval contains:
- the LOC18612103 gene encoding B3 domain-containing protein At2g33720, whose amino-acid sequence MAVYFNYIYFVFLSFLFFIKEGFVHLNPKERSWFPWCLPTSRMGLKPFNFALILFSPANTMLEEKDTVGEESNFSLELSLSCDSMSSSRDKGKEDKKSIEVGESNSYEHQRKDNCWEKESDGLCLELSDASLGLFPSGEYTFMFKGKSDATDEGKQERFEISECSNQYQRKEHEHKAGDLSLQLSLGFSDSTCTSKKREGMENPSSARRISSCRNKRIKVDREEASMLFLTELRLGHDPWCIKKTLTGSDLGNMSRLMLASECVEHHVFPFWNADQLAKVKEGLPVSVWDCDTNTEHELVFKRWNKGANVLIKNWVKDFVKRRELKLGDEIGLYWDTCNSRFQFAVLNRVARN is encoded by the coding sequence ATGGCGGTGTACTTCAATTATATTTACttcgtttttctttcttttttgttcttcatCAAAGAAGGGTTTGTGCATTTGAACCCGAAAGAGAGGAGTTGGTTTCCTTGGTGCTTGCCTACTTCAAGAATGGGTTTAAAGCCCTTTaattttgctttgattttgTTCTCTCCAGCCAACACCATGCTAGAAGAAAAAGACACCGTTGGTGAAGAGAGCAACTTTTCCTTGGAATTGTCTCTTTCATGTGACTCTATGTCCAGTTCTAGAGATAAGGGAAAAGAAGATAAGAAGAGTATTGAAGTTGGGGAGAGTAATAGCTATGAACATCAAAGAAAAGATAACTGCTGGGAGAAGGAAAGCGATGGTCTTTGTCTGGAACTGAGCGATGCTTCATTAGGATTGTTTCCATCAGGGGAATATACTTTTATGTTCAAAGGAAAGAGTGATGCAACTGATGAAGGGAAGCAGGAGAGGTTTGAAATAAGCGAATGTAGCAATCAATATCAAAGAAAAGAACATGAGCATAAGGCTGGAGATCTTTCTTTGCAACTGAGTCTGGGTTTTAGTGATAGTACTTGCACTTCCAAGAAGAGAGAGGGAATGGAGAATCCAAGCAGTGCAAGAAGAATTTCGTCCTGCAGAAACAAGAGAATTAAAGTTGACAGAGAAGAAGCGAGTATGCTATTTTTGACTGAATTGAGGCTCGGCCATGATCCTTGGTGCATTAAAAAGACGCTCACTGGAAGTGATCTTGGCAACATGTCTAGGCTCATGCTGGCATCAGAGTGCGTAGAACATCATGTTTTTCCATTCTGGAATGCTGATCAACTTGCAAAAGTTAAGGAAGGGTTGCCAGTTTCTGTGTGGGATTGCGATACAAATACTGAACATGAGCTGGTTTTCAAGCGGTGGAACAAGGGGGCCAACGTGCTTATCAAGAATTGGGTCAAGGACTTCGTGAAAAGGAGGGAACTGAAGCTGGGGGATGAAATTGGCCTTTACTGGGACACATGCAATTCAAGATTTCAATTTGCTGTCCTTAACCGAGTTGCGAGGaattaa